Proteins from a single region of Lampris incognitus isolate fLamInc1 chromosome 16, fLamInc1.hap2, whole genome shotgun sequence:
- the htr1d gene encoding 5-hydroxytryptamine receptor 1D, whose amino-acid sequence MELYNSSLELFYTSNTTETPETITDQPWNEATLLGLQISLSALLAIITLATVLSNAFVIATIFLTRKLHTPANFLIGSLAVTDLLVSILVMPISIVYTVSKTWSFGQIVCDIWLSSDITFCTASILHLCVIALDRYWAITDALEYSKRRTMRRAAVMVGVVWVISISISMPPLFWRQAKAHEELTECLVNTDQISYTLYSTFGAFYVPTVLLVILYGRIYVAARSRIFKTPSSSGKRFTTAQLIQTSAGSSLCSINSATNQEAHLHSGRGSRAGGSPLFVNSVKVKLADSVLERKRLCAARERKATKTLGIILGAFIVCWLPFFVGTLVMAICKECWFDPVLSDVFTWLGYLNSLINPVIYTVFNDEFKQAFQKLVKFKRC is encoded by the coding sequence ATGGAACTGTATAATAGCTCACTGGAGCTTTTCTACACCAGCAACACTACAGAGACCCCTGAGACCATCACTGACCAACCTTGGAATGAGGCTACTCTGTTGGGTCTTCAGATCTCCCTATCTGCTCTGTTGGCCATCATCACACTGGCAACAGTGCTGTCCAATGCCTTTGTCATTGCCACCATCTTCCTCACTAGAAAGCTCCACACACCAGCCAACTTCCTGATTGGCTCGCTGGCTGTCACTGACTTGCTTGTGTCCATCTTAGTCATGCCCATAAGCATTGTCTACACTGTTAGCAAGACCTGGTCCTTTGGGCAGATTGTTTGTGACATCTGGCTATCATCTGATATCACTTTCTGTACAGCCTCCATCTTGCACCTTTGCGTAATCGCACTGGACCGCTACTGGGCCATCACTGACGCACTGGAGTACTCGAAACGCCGCACCATGCGTCGGGCAGCGGTCATGGTCGGGGTGGTGTGGGTGATTTCCATATCGATCTCCATGCCTCCCCTTTTCTGGCGGCAGGCCAAAGCCCACGAGGAGCTGACGGAGTGCTTGGTGAACACCGATCAGATCTCCTACACCCTCTACTCCACCTTCGGTGCCTTCTATGTTCCCACTGTCCTTCTTGTCATCCTCTATGGTCGGATTTACGTGGCGGCGCGTTCCCGCATCTTCAAGACGCCGTCATCCTCCGGTAAACGGTTCACCACGGCTCAGCTCATTCAGACCTCGGCAGgctcctctctctgctccatcAACTCTGCCACCAACCAGGAGGCCCACCTACACTCTGGAAGAGGGAGCAGAGCGGGTGGGTCGCCTCTCTTCGTGAATAGTGTGAAAGTGAAGCTGGCGGACAGCGTGCTGGAGCGGAAACGCCTGTGCGCAGCGCGGGAGCGCAAGGCAACCAAGACGCTGGGCATCATCCTGGGTGCATTCATCGTTTGTTGGCTCCCCTTCTTCGTGGGCACGCTGGTCATGGCCATCTGTAAGGAGTGCTGGTTTGATCCGGTGCTTTCTGACGTCTTTACCTGGCTGGGTTACCTCAACTCCCTCATCAATCCTGTCATCTACACTGTATTCAACGATGAGTTCAAACAGGCCTTCCAGAAACTGGTCAAGTTCAAAAGGTGTTGA